The genomic region CAGCACAGTTTACTTCAATCAAAGGTTTATCAGCACGATAACTCTTAGCATGTAGCCATTTACACACCAACTCCTTACCAGAGCCATTAGGTCCCGTAATTAGTACACGGGCATCGGTAGGGGCTACTTTTTCAATGTCTTCTTTTACACGTTGAATAGCTTCTGATTCTCCTACAATATCATAAGTTTTAGAGATTTTTCGTCTGAGTACCTTGGTTTCAGTTACCAGGTTCGACTTATCGAGAGCGTTTCTTACACATAGTAATAAGCGGTTCAAATCGGGTGGTTTTTGAATAAAATCGAACGCGCCAAGTTTGGTAGCCTCTACAGCAGTTTTGATAGTGCCGTGGGCAGAAATCATAATGAATTGAGTATCTTTGCCTAATGAGCCACTTTTTTCAAGCACCTCAATACCATCCATTTTAGGCATTTTAATATCACACAATGCTACATCATAGTCGTTTTTTTTGAGCATTTCAAAGCCTTCTTCGCCATCTTTGGCTTCGTCCACTTCATACTTCTCATACTCTAAGATATCGCGTAGTGTGTACCGTATACTTTTTTCATCATCAATGATTAAGATTTTCGCCATAATTCTATGTGTAATCTGCTATTAAGTGCGGTGATGGTTTGCAAGCACAAACCCTTACAAAATTATTATGCCTGTTATTTTAAAAGTGGAATGAATATATAATCCTGTCCCATCTTAATACAGGAAAAATTTTAGTCTAAAAGCTGACATCTTGTTTTTAAACTCATTCCTAAGAACGGCTTAAAGTAACTTTTGCCCATTCTTAATGTTCAAACGCCAATATAAAAAAAATATTGATAAAATAAAGAAAATGCAAGTTTATAAGCCGGGTTCTGTTTTTTTGGTTTCCCAAAATCCCTATCATTTATCTAGGCCTTTCTTTGCAGAAAAACTCCATCGACCTACCCACAAACTAAGACGAGCCGCCCTTCAGTAGAGGTTGATGTTTACCAACTCTACAATGCCTGCTTATTTGGTCTTTCAACTCGTAAGGTTTACCCTGCCGTTTTAGTTACCCAAAACGCGGTGAGCTCTTACCTCGCCATTTCACCCTTACCTCGATTGCTCAAGGCGGTATATTTTCTGTGGCACTTTCTGTCTTTTAATGATTTAACCCATCAAAAGCCTTCCTGTTAGGAAGTACGATGCTCTGTGTTGCCCGGACTTTCCTCTTCCCAATATTATTAGGAAGCGATAAGGTTACTTGCAAATTCTATTAAGTAAATTTAATGTATTTCTGAGAAAATACGGCATTGATTCAACCTGTTTTTTATTTAATCCAGCCCTTTTTCTTAATACCATCGGCTCGATTACATACGTGATTAGTGACGAAAAGTATCGATGAGCCAGTAATTTTTCTTTGGTTTTTTCTATTAAAATTAGTTATAAAGGTTCATAGTTAATAAAGCGGTATTTATACTATTTAAAGCGTCAGTGGTCTAAAATCTACCTCAAACTGCCTGAAATATTACTTTTTCGACTTACCTTTGGGTAATAATACGCATTTACACTGCGACAAAGCATAGTACGAATAATAATGATGAAATTTAAACTAACCACTATAATCCTGTGGGTTATAGCTTATTCAGGCATTCAGGCACAAACCATTACTACCCACAACGTTTCAGGCTTTCCCTTTTGTGCAGGGCAAACCATCAGTGTCCACTTTTCAATTACAGGCGCTTTCAATTCTGGTAATGCATTTAGCATCCAATTGTCTGACGCCAGTGGCGATTTTTCGTCCCCAGTTACCATTGGCTCCCTTGTAGGAACTTCTGCCAATTCTACATTTGCCACGCTACCTACTTCTACACTGGCTGGAACAGGTTATAAGGTTCGGGTAGTCAGCAACGACCCTGTAATCATAGGGTCAGCTTCCGGTGCTTTTGGGGTACAAACTGCTTCGGGAGACCCAGCTTTATTTGGTGATGGGTTTTGGTATGGACATACTTACCTTGACAACAATTGGAATACTTATGTAGGGTACTTTCAGACAGGGTCAGATTTAGGCATCAACACCGTTGACTATTATCCCATACATCAGTCTCCTGATAACTACGGCTCATTTGTAGCTTGTGGTGATGTACCTGACAACAATCACTCGGTAAGCTTTAAGCGTACCAATTTTGTTTGTGGAAAGTATCAAATGAATGTGACTGGCTATGATGATAAACTAGAAATATATGTAAACGGGGTGCAAGTGTTAAGCACCACCACTTGTTGCCAAAACCTAGGCAAGGTATGGGACGGATACTTAGGCCCCAACTCAGAAGTAGAAGTACGCTATGCCGAGTACTATGGCAATGGTTACCTTAACTTTGAATTGGTAAAAAATAATGATTTTCAAAATACATTTACACTTTCGCCCAATCCAGCAGTATGTGTAGGTGTATCGGCTAATTTGAGCATTGCTTCTGAAGCTATTACAGGAATGGACTATACCTGGTCGCCTGCTACTGACTTGAATACTACTACCGGAAAGAATGTTACTGTTACCCCCTCAACTACTACTACCTATACTGTAACTGCCACTGATCCTACAACAGGCTGTAGCGAAAGCAAAGACATTACTGTCACGGTTTCAAATACACCTACAGTTTCTATTACTGCTACCAATGCTACTATTTGCGCTGGCGAATCTACTTCTTTGACTGCCACAGGTGCCAACACTTATTCTTGGTCGCCTGCTACTGGCTTAAATAATACTGCGGGTAATACCGTGATAGCTAGCCCTGCTACCACTACTACTTATACAGTCACTGGTGACAATGGTTGTGGTATAACCACCACGCAAACGTTTACAGTAAATGTCGGGAGCCCAATAACTGATGCCAGTGTGTTTGGTAATGGAGCCTGGAATGTATACTGTTATAGCGGAGACTTTGCTTCATTAGAGGGAATGTATACCGAACCCAACCTTAGTTTTAAATCTTCTGATCGCTGGGGGTTATATGATACACCTTCCAATGCTTCAGGTTATAATGGTTGTACTATTTGGGTAAATAATCATGCAGTGAGCTATAAGCGTACTAATTTTGATTGTGGGTTTTATCAATTAGATGTACCCCTGCATGACGATCAGTATTGGTTATACATCAATGGTGTAGAAGTGGCCACACACGATGGTTGGGGAGATGGGCACACCAATGTATGGACAGGTATGTTGGGACCTAATTCTACTGTAGAGTTTCGTTGGAAAGAAGGAGGGGGGGCTTCAGCTGGTGAATTGACTTTTACCAAGCTTGATTTGGTGCAAATGCCTGCCCCATCGGTTTGTGCCAATGTTCCGGTAGCCTTGGTAGCTACTTATGATCCTGACGCAACTTATTCCTGGTCACCCGCTGCGGGTTTAAACTCTACTACTGGTGCTACGGTTACTGCCACTGTATCCAGCCCTACTACCTATACTGTAACAGCTACTAAAGATGGTTGTACCTTGACTGACCAGATTACAGTGCAAATGAGTACGTTAGTGGGAGTCACAGTTACTCCTGCTACCCCTGCTATTTGTGGAGGACAATCAGTTACTTTGACCGCTAGTGGAGCCAGTTCTTATACTTGGTCACCTGCTACAGGTTTAAGTGCTACTACTGGAGGGGTAGTAACTGCCTCGCCTACCTCTACCACTACTTATACAGTGACTGGTTATGATGGATGTACCACAGGCTCTACTACAGTAACTGTCACTGTGGGAGGTACACAAAACCCTAATGTATTTGGCGATGGTCAATGGAATGTGTATTGTTATAATGGCAATGATTTCCAAAATTATTATGGAATGTATGTTGAGTCTGATTTAAGTTTTGATTCCAGGAATCGTTGGGACTTGAATGCTAACCCTTCGCTTGCCTCAGGATATACTGGCTGTACATTGCCTGACGATCAGCATTCTATTAGTTATAAAAGAACTAACTTTACTTGTGGTTATTACCAACTAGATATAACCAATCATGATGATTATGCCTCACTCTGGATTGACGGAGTAGAAATATTTAATCATGAGGGTTGTTGCGATTCTCATACCGATGTTTGGAAGGGGTTTTTAGGTCCTACATCTACAGTAGAACTACGCTGTCGAGAGTTTAACGGAGGTAGTCATGGAGGGCTTACATTTACTGATTTATCTTCTACTTTGAGCATTACTTCTCCTGATGTAACCATTTGCGAAACTACTTCATCTACCTTAACTGCCTCGCTGAGTGGTACCAACATTACCTGGTCTACCGATGCCACCTATATTGATTTAAGCACTACTACTGGCAATGCCGTAGTAGCTACTGCCAAGGCAGGATCTAATGGAGCACGTATCATTACTTGTACAGCTACTGATCCCGTGACGGGTTGTCAGCTTACACGAACGATTAATATTACAGTCGATCCATTGACTACTACTCAAGTAACGGCGTCTATGCTTACTATATGTAAGGGGGAGTCGGTGACCTTAACCGCAAGTGGAGCCAATACTTATAGTTGGGCAACCGATGCTACATTGAGTGCAACCACAGGAAACTCAGTAACTGCTACCCCTGCTACTACTACCACCTATACAGTTACTGGAAGTAATAACTGTAGTACCAAAGACGCCCAAGTAACTATAGTTGTAAAGGCGCCTACGCTTACTGGTACTGAATATGGTGATGGTCAATGGAATGTGTTCTGCTACGAGGGCAAAGAGTTTGACAAGTTAAACGGACATTATGAAGAAACCAGCTTAAGTTTTGATACCAGGTCTAAATGGAATGCTTATACTACCCCCTCTAATGCGCCAGGTTATATTGGGTGTGAGGTGCCAGCTGATAATCACTCTTATGTATATAAAAGAACAAACTTCCCTTGTGGGTCTTATCGAATAGACATTCCTAACCATGATGATTACTGTGAACTTAGAATAGATGGAGTAACGGTTTTTTCTCATGGCGATTGTTGCGATAGTCATGTAGGTGTTTGGACAGGTTTGCTGTTGCCTACTTCTAAAGTAGAGTTTTTGATTAAAGAAGGAGTAGGTGGTTCACACGGAGGCTTAAATATTGGTTTTTCGGTGGCTTCAGCCACTACAGTTATTTGGACAGGGGAGTTTAATAATGACTGGTTTAACTCTTTGAATTGGTGTGAAAATGTGCCTGATGCTACCACTAATGTGATTATTCCGGGGGCAGGTGTGGCCAATTGGCCTGTGATCAATGGCAATGGGGCGTTATGTAAAAACCTGACTATAGAAAGTGGGGCTAACTTTGCTATCAGCGGAACTCATATGCTAGATGTACACGGAAGTTGGATGAACAACGGAGGGGTATTGAGCTTGAATAATAGTACTGTACGCTTTAAAAGTACCCATGATGAAATGATAGGTGGTACCAGCCCTTCTGCTTTTTATAACCTTCAGCTTGAAGCAATCAATCAAACCATTACTTTGGGAGCAGCCATAGAGGTCAATAATATACTGACTCTGAACAGTGTCGAGTTAGGGCTGAACCAAAACAAGTTGTCTATAAACAATGCTTTACCTACTGCATTGGTACGCATTGGCAATGGTTTCATTAACAGCGAAGCTGTAGTAGGTACCAATCAAAGTATTGTAAGTTGGTACACTGGTACCAATGTAGCTTCTTATGTTTTTCCTTTTGGGGTTTCCGCAGCAGAGTATATTCCTGTTACCTTTGACAAGAAAACCAACACAAATACTACCGTTTCTATTTCTACGAGGGGAACAGGGGTTAATAACTTGCCTTTGGTGCCCGGAGTAAACCTCACTGGAATTTCAGGAGCAGATGCTACTCTGGTGGTAGATCGTTGGTGGGACATTAGCTCATCAGTAGACCCTTTGCCTGCTCCAGGGGCAGATATTACCTTGTCGTATCGAGGAAGTGAGAATACATTGCCTACTCCTGCTGTCCAGTTAGCCATTCAACACTACAATGCCACCATTGGCGATTGGGATTCGCCTTATTTAAACTATTCTACTGGCACCGCTACGGGCATAGGTGCTGTTACAGCGGTAAACATTACCGACTTTTCTCCTCACGTAATCTCTATGGCTACTATGCCTCTACCTGTAAGCTTTTTGAACTTTAAAGTGACTCCTAATATGGGGCAAGCATACTTAGATTGGGTATTGCAAGGTGGGCATCAAGCGAAGTATTTTTCTATAGAGCGTTCACAAGATGGAGTAAGTTATTATGCCTTGGCAAAAATCAATGCTCAAGATTTGACTAACACTTATCAGTGGATTGATAAACAGCCCCATGAAGGCATTTCTTATTACCGTATCGCTCAATTTAACAAAGACAATACCTATGGTTACTCACCTGTTAAAAGCTTGAATACCACGCTGGCAGATAAAGCTGATTTGTTGGTAGTGCCTAACCCTGCCAGTGGTAAGAATATTCAGTTACAACTTAAAGGAATTCAACATAAAGAGATTTGTCAAGCGATCATTTATAGTGTACAAGGAGCCATTGTTCATCAACAAGAAGTGGCAATAAAGCCGCAAGGAACTCAGGTAGTTCGATTGTTACCATCTACTCCGTTGGCAGAGGGTTTATATCATATAGAAATGAAAATGGGCAAGAAAGTATTACGGGCTAATTTTGTGGTGAGTAACTAAGAAAGCATTTATTTTCACGGAGTGGTTTGAAAAATTACCCCGTGAAAATAAAATATATGTTAAAATGATAAGCCTAAAGTTACTTTAAGGGCAAAGTTTTCCAAACCTTTTTTTGTGTAGGCACCATAACGATAAAAAACTCCAGTACCTATATTTAAGTTAGCTACTTGATAATAGTTGATACGCAAGAGTTTGTCAAGCAATACTCCACTTTCAAAATAGCCTTGTTCCATTGTTTTAAAGTCTAGCATTTGGTGACGATCTGCGTTTGTCAACGTTCCAAAACCAATATTTTGTATTAATATTAATTCTGGCTGAAACCAAGTAGTATTGCTTCTATATAGCAAACGCCCCAGGTTTTGAGAAATAAAAGCGTTAAAAAAACGATCAGAGACAAATTCATACAACCCCATTACCTGGAAACTATGATCTACCCTGAGAGGTAATTGGGTAAGACCTCCACGTCCGTTGTAAAGTAAAGGATAAGGAGCTTCCCCTTGTATCATTCCTGCCTGTAGGCGAATGCTAGTGGTTCCGGTGGTTGGCAAGCAAAAACTGTAGGCTGCTTGTCCTTCTATTTTATAGTAGTCAAATTCACTGTTTAATACATTGGGTAACCCTCGTTTGTAGTTAAACTGAACTACCGGATATTGACTACCTAGGTATACTTCATGATGATCTTTTTTCATAAAAGACTCACGATAGGCATAGCGCAAACCAAGCGTTATTTCGCTTATGTTAAACTCATTGAGAGCAGTAGGGGTATTGTCAGGAGAATTTATGGTGTTACTTAGGTATTCATAGTGATAAGTAGGTTCAATCTGTTGATTTTTGAAGCCTGCCAATAACTGTAAATTCCTGAAAGGACGAACTTTGATGTATGCTCCTAAGGTTTTCACTTTATCCATTCTTGTAATTAATGCCTGGCGCAACACCCCGTTTAGCGACCAACGTTCAGGAGCCAGCAGGTTTAAGCCAGCGGGTTCTGTTACATCTTGGCTAAAGTAAATGCCTAGTTGTGGATCAAAACGTTTGAAAATATTTTGAATGCTCATTGAAGCCCCGTATTTAAAAGCCCCATCTTTGGTACCATAAGCAATATACCCTGTCCCTTTAAAAATTTCAGAGATTTTTTCATTAGTACTAAAATGAGCACCTAAACGAATGCCTTCATAACCATTGTATTGAATCATTTCACTGACCTTAAAATCGAGTGATCTATAGCTAAGTTTGTCATAAGTAGCCAGCTCCAAGGTGGTTGCCAAACCATTGAAGAGGCGATGGTTACTTACACTGTCTATATAGGTGTAGGTAAGGGTATCTTTAGGGTTCAAAGGGTGAGCCTGATGTTGATTTTTCCAAAAGTCTGGTGTTTGATTATTCGCTTTTGCTGCTACTTCATAAGTTATTTTTGAAAAATCTCTGGGTCTCAGAGGTGGATAAAGCTCGATGTCTTTCAGAAAAGTACGCAGGGTGCCTACCATAGGGCGTTCACCCAGTTTTTTCTTATGAAAAATGATGTTAGCACTTAACTGTACCGGAAACCAGTATTTATCCTTTAACAGGTGGTACTCTTGCTGAATACGGAAACTTGTGCTTTGGTATTGGTCTACGGGTTCAAATACCACATTTTGAATGGCATAGTACTTAGTGTTGATATAAAGTACACCTTTGAGTGCTTCAAAGTTTTTGTCAGGCAAAGGGTAGAAATGAATGACATAAATGCTGTTTTCACCTATAAACAAAGTATCACTAACTTCAAAACTGTATTTTCTATCACTATTGTGACTAATAGGGTTGAGGTATTTTTTTCCAAATACATTGATATGTGTTTTATAAAATGAAAAAGGTTGTAAACGTTGATCAATGCTTAAGAATACAGGGTTTTGTACGCCAGAAATACGGTTTCCCTGAAGGGTTTTTTTGTAGTAATTAGGAAAAATATATTGGTGTTGGGTAACCGCTTCGCTCAAAAACAAGTGGTGTTTTCTAAGGTAGTGTGCCAACCGTTTTTCGGTACTGTCCAGTGTATTCGATGAGTCTACCTCGGCGGCTGTTTGTGCTGGAATCTTATTTTTGAGATTGATATAAAATTTGTGGTATGCATTATACCTGTAAGACTTGAGGTTTTGGGGGTTATTTCGTTTACGGTTTTGGTATACTCGTTTGATAATGGCACTTGCTGGGCTGTTGTTATTGGCAACGGTGCTTTGCAAAGGTTGGTTGGTACTCTGGTAGAGCTTGATGATGAGTTGTCGGCGAAGAGGCTTTAGGTCAGCCTTGGTTTTGACATGGTATACAAAAGGGGCAAAGCCTGCATAATTAAAACTCATTTTTTTGAGGGCAGACTCCTGTATAGTAATAGAAAAGAAGCCATCAATGTTGGTAGTAGTTCCTTTGGCGTTATTGTTTATCAGTACATTGACAAAAGACAAAGGAGCATTATCTTGTGCATTGATTACCTTACCTGTAATGATAAGAGATTGACCAATGCCTGATAAAGTTGCAAACAGCACTATGAGAATAGTGGTGAAAAATGCCTTCAAAGACACAATTACTCGTAA from Microscilla marina ATCC 23134 harbors:
- a CDS encoding sigma-54-dependent transcriptional regulator; this translates as MAKILIIDDEKSIRYTLRDILEYEKYEVDEAKDGEEGFEMLKKNDYDVALCDIKMPKMDGIEVLEKSGSLGKDTQFIMISAHGTIKTAVEATKLGAFDFIQKPPDLNRLLLCVRNALDKSNLVTETKVLRRKISKTYDIVGESEAIQRVKEDIEKVAPTDARVLITGPNGSGKELVCKWLHAKSYRADKPLIEVNCAAIPSELIESELFGHEKGAFTSAVKQRIGKFERANGGTLFLDEIGDMSLSAQAKVLRALQEGKITRVGGDKEIKVNVRVIAATNKNLLKEVEENNFRLDLYHRLGVILIHVPPLVERRDDIPLLIDKFLQDIANEYGAASKKMDADALEYLKGLDWKGNIRELRNVVERLVIMSGEKKEIAEKDAQMYTSVTQYENQ
- a CDS encoding DUF5686 family protein, which encodes MLRVIVSLKAFFTTILIVLFATLSGIGQSLIITGKVINAQDNAPLSFVNVLINNNAKGTTTNIDGFFSITIQESALKKMSFNYAGFAPFVYHVKTKADLKPLRRQLIIKLYQSTNQPLQSTVANNNSPASAIIKRVYQNRKRNNPQNLKSYRYNAYHKFYINLKNKIPAQTAAEVDSSNTLDSTEKRLAHYLRKHHLFLSEAVTQHQYIFPNYYKKTLQGNRISGVQNPVFLSIDQRLQPFSFYKTHINVFGKKYLNPISHNSDRKYSFEVSDTLFIGENSIYVIHFYPLPDKNFEALKGVLYINTKYYAIQNVVFEPVDQYQSTSFRIQQEYHLLKDKYWFPVQLSANIIFHKKKLGERPMVGTLRTFLKDIELYPPLRPRDFSKITYEVAAKANNQTPDFWKNQHQAHPLNPKDTLTYTYIDSVSNHRLFNGLATTLELATYDKLSYRSLDFKVSEMIQYNGYEGIRLGAHFSTNEKISEIFKGTGYIAYGTKDGAFKYGASMSIQNIFKRFDPQLGIYFSQDVTEPAGLNLLAPERWSLNGVLRQALITRMDKVKTLGAYIKVRPFRNLQLLAGFKNQQIEPTYHYEYLSNTINSPDNTPTALNEFNISEITLGLRYAYRESFMKKDHHEVYLGSQYPVVQFNYKRGLPNVLNSEFDYYKIEGQAAYSFCLPTTGTTSIRLQAGMIQGEAPYPLLYNGRGGLTQLPLRVDHSFQVMGLYEFVSDRFFNAFISQNLGRLLYRSNTTWFQPELILIQNIGFGTLTNADRHQMLDFKTMEQGYFESGVLLDKLLRINYYQVANLNIGTGVFYRYGAYTKKGLENFALKVTLGLSF